The following coding sequences lie in one Myxococcales bacterium genomic window:
- a CDS encoding class I fructose-bisphosphate aldolase: protein MSQKIDAVLSNYAYESPGVIANLRRLLDHGGTAGSGKMVILPVDQGFEHGPARSFQANPDGYDPDYHPSLAVETGCSAYAAPLGFIEAIAHKYSGRLPLILKVNNSDTLGGPEQPQSALTSNVDDALRLGCSAIGFTIYPGSITRNSMYAQIRDLIREARHYGLPSIVWAYPRGALLSKAGETGIDVVAYSAHIACQLGAHIVKVKPPTDHVEQDAARDAYESIPIGSLKERVQHVVKSCFNGKRMVVFSGGDSKTTDALLDEVRQIKEAGGTGSIVGRNAFQRSRADGAKLLRAMIEIYRS, encoded by the coding sequence ATGAGCCAGAAAATCGACGCTGTTTTGTCAAACTACGCGTATGAGTCACCTGGGGTGATCGCTAACTTACGGCGCTTGCTGGACCACGGGGGCACGGCGGGAAGCGGCAAAATGGTCATTTTGCCAGTCGATCAAGGCTTTGAGCATGGCCCTGCTCGAAGCTTTCAGGCGAATCCCGACGGCTATGATCCCGACTACCACCCTAGCCTTGCGGTTGAGACCGGTTGCAGCGCGTACGCAGCCCCACTCGGGTTCATTGAAGCCATCGCCCATAAGTATTCGGGGCGTTTGCCGCTGATCCTGAAAGTCAATAACAGCGACACGCTCGGAGGCCCCGAGCAACCTCAGTCCGCGCTGACGTCCAATGTGGACGATGCGTTGCGCCTGGGATGTAGTGCGATTGGATTTACTATTTATCCAGGATCTATCACGCGCAACAGCATGTACGCGCAAATCCGAGACTTGATCCGCGAAGCCAGACATTATGGATTGCCCTCCATTGTATGGGCCTATCCGCGAGGCGCATTGCTATCAAAGGCGGGAGAAACGGGCATCGATGTGGTGGCGTATTCTGCGCATATTGCATGTCAGCTAGGCGCGCACATCGTGAAAGTTAAACCTCCCACCGATCACGTCGAGCAAGATGCAGCGCGCGATGCGTATGAGAGCATTCCTATCGGTTCTCTCAAAGAGCGGGTGCAGCATGTGGTCAAGTCGTGTTTTAACGGAAAGCGCATGGTGGTGTTCTCAGGGGGCGATTCCAAAACCACCGATGCATTATTGGATGAGGTCCGCCAAATAAAAGAAGCCGGTGGCACAGGAAGCATCGTTGGGCGGAACGCCTTTCAGCGGTCGCGCGCCGACGGAGCCAAGTTGCTAAGGGCCATGATCGAAATTTACCGCAGCTAG
- a CDS encoding NupC/NupG family nucleoside CNT transporter, with product MATSRLSVHPVPAMSEISTMQRWVPILGVVVMMGCAWLLTNRSRHIPWRVVVWGLGLQLGFGLFVLKSAAGIWLFSHLNGVVARLLSFTGDGARFLFGSYADQEFTFALGVLPTIVFFSSLMALLYHYGIMQKVVRLVAWVMQRTMKTSGSETLCTASNIFVGQTEAPLVVRPFLPTMTRSELMTVMVSGFATVAGGVLAAYVGMLRGEFPGIAGHLIAASVMNAPAALVIAKIMIPETESSKTEGDLQMHVERPDVNGIDAATRGAGDGMRLALNVGAMLLAFVALVAMINFVLGLPALWHNQAAWPSVVQALGKTGLALPEGCLSPKGALEYRDCIEEGIRLGALDPGQFSAWTPWSLEGALGVVFWPFAFVMGVPIADCTTVAGFLGEKMVLNEFVAFKHLADTLHTAGALQPRSVTIAAYALCGFANFSSIAVQIGGIGSLAPERRHDLAGLGLRAMLGGTLATFMTACVAGLLIH from the coding sequence ATGGCCACAAGTCGTCTGTCTGTGCATCCGGTGCCAGCGATGTCGGAAATTTCTACCATGCAACGTTGGGTGCCGATTTTGGGTGTCGTCGTCATGATGGGCTGTGCATGGCTTCTGACCAATCGCAGCAGGCATATTCCATGGCGGGTGGTGGTGTGGGGGCTGGGCCTTCAGCTGGGTTTTGGGTTGTTTGTTCTAAAAAGCGCGGCGGGCATCTGGTTGTTCTCGCACTTGAACGGCGTGGTCGCTCGACTCTTGAGTTTTACAGGGGACGGCGCGCGGTTTTTGTTTGGAAGTTATGCCGATCAAGAGTTTACGTTTGCGCTGGGTGTGCTTCCCACCATTGTTTTTTTCTCCTCCCTCATGGCCTTGCTTTACCACTACGGCATCATGCAAAAGGTTGTGAGACTCGTAGCTTGGGTGATGCAACGCACGATGAAGACTTCCGGGTCAGAGACGCTTTGCACGGCATCGAACATCTTTGTCGGGCAGACCGAGGCCCCTCTCGTGGTGCGGCCATTTCTTCCCACAATGACACGCTCGGAGTTGATGACCGTCATGGTAAGCGGCTTCGCTACGGTGGCCGGCGGGGTCCTTGCAGCGTACGTAGGGATGTTACGAGGGGAGTTTCCCGGCATTGCCGGACACTTAATTGCTGCAAGTGTGATGAACGCGCCCGCCGCATTGGTCATCGCCAAGATCATGATACCGGAAACAGAATCTTCCAAGACGGAGGGCGATCTTCAAATGCATGTGGAGCGCCCCGACGTCAATGGTATTGATGCCGCAACCCGTGGTGCAGGCGATGGCATGCGCCTTGCGCTTAACGTAGGGGCGATGTTGCTCGCGTTTGTGGCCCTTGTAGCCATGATTAATTTCGTATTAGGTTTGCCGGCGCTCTGGCACAATCAAGCGGCGTGGCCCAGTGTGGTACAGGCGCTCGGCAAAACAGGCCTTGCGCTTCCCGAGGGGTGCCTCTCCCCTAAAGGCGCGCTTGAGTACCGAGACTGCATCGAAGAGGGGATCCGACTTGGCGCGTTAGATCCCGGACAGTTTAGCGCATGGACCCCCTGGTCTTTGGAGGGTGCCTTGGGAGTCGTGTTTTGGCCTTTTGCGTTTGTCATGGGCGTACCCATTGCAGATTGCACGACTGTGGCGGGTTTTTTGGGAGAGAAAATGGTGCTGAACGAATTTGTCGCCTTCAAGCACTTGGCGGACACTCTCCACACCGCCGGAGCACTACAACCTCGAAGTGTGACCATCGCAGCGTATGCGCTCTGCGGATTTGCCAACTTTAGCTCCATCGCGGTGCAGATCGGCGGGATCGGGAGCCTTGCCCCGGAACGACGCCACGATCTTGCGGGGCTCGGCCTACGGGCCATGTTGGGCGGCACGTTGGCAACGTTTATGACGGCGTGTGTGGCGGGTCTATTGATCCACTAG
- a CDS encoding carbon starvation protein A — protein MTAAPIMISALCVLAIAYRYYSAFIAARVLVLDDTRITPAHVLRDGHNYVPTHRWVLFGHHFAAISGSGPLIGPTLAAQFGFAPGFIWLLAGVVLAGATHDCVILTASTRFHGRSLGEIARQELGPVPGIVTMIAILTIVIVAIAGLGIVVVGALAESAWATFTVGASIPIALAMGVYSYRIKKGAIQESTVAGVVLLLLALVVGKAIQDGPMGETLQFSKTHITLAIAAYGFVASVLPVWLLLCPRDYLSSYLKIGTIALLVVGIILVNPPIEAPMVSRWIHGGGPVVKGPLYPFVFITIACGAISGFHALVASGTTSKMIAKESDIRPIGYGAMLMEGLVGITALIAATSMPVNDYLAINTDPEVVLVQTERDGAGAKPNGALLRNHDELARFEQHLTRADRTTLGLSAGQSLQSLSQKTLKMSDVMALSNRSLAAAGYHVDRSASQPTSLTHGDFKRLGLEVDDLPALAQSTNERIAARTGGGVSLAVGMARIFSGLPILRGFKELLSYWYHFAIMFEALFILTTIDTGTRVGRFLVQEFVGRVYPPMGRSNSIGAGMVATAAVVAGWTLFLFTGSIQTIWPMFGIANQLLAVIALAIGTTMISRTRRFKYALVTFIPFVFIAITTITAAIQSISSIYVPLIRSQDPWSSLQGWVNTLFTAVLLGCVALIIGYALHQWRSQARLSAITRH, from the coding sequence ATGACTGCGGCACCTATCATGATCAGTGCTCTGTGTGTGCTGGCGATTGCATATCGCTATTACTCGGCATTCATCGCCGCACGCGTACTGGTGCTGGATGATACGAGAATCACTCCGGCCCATGTGCTGCGGGATGGACACAACTACGTGCCCACCCACCGCTGGGTGCTCTTTGGACACCATTTTGCAGCGATTTCTGGTTCGGGCCCGCTTATCGGACCCACACTCGCTGCCCAATTTGGATTTGCGCCGGGGTTCATTTGGCTCTTGGCTGGCGTGGTTTTGGCCGGCGCCACTCACGATTGCGTGATTCTGACTGCGAGTACCCGGTTCCATGGACGTTCACTGGGTGAAATCGCACGCCAGGAGCTTGGCCCTGTTCCGGGCATCGTCACCATGATTGCCATCCTGACCATAGTCATTGTGGCAATCGCGGGTCTCGGCATCGTCGTCGTGGGTGCATTGGCGGAAAGTGCATGGGCCACCTTTACGGTGGGCGCTAGCATTCCCATTGCGTTGGCGATGGGCGTGTATAGCTACCGGATCAAAAAGGGCGCCATTCAGGAGAGCACCGTTGCAGGCGTAGTGCTGCTTCTCTTAGCGCTCGTGGTCGGGAAAGCTATCCAGGATGGTCCGATGGGAGAAACGCTACAGTTCTCGAAGACGCATATCACCCTGGCGATTGCCGCATATGGATTCGTGGCATCCGTATTGCCTGTATGGCTTTTGCTCTGTCCCCGCGACTATTTATCGAGCTACTTGAAGATCGGTACAATTGCACTGCTTGTCGTTGGCATAATTCTCGTCAATCCCCCTATCGAGGCCCCCATGGTATCTCGTTGGATTCATGGTGGTGGCCCCGTGGTCAAAGGCCCGCTCTACCCGTTTGTGTTTATCACCATAGCGTGCGGTGCCATCTCGGGCTTCCATGCGTTGGTAGCCTCTGGAACAACCTCTAAAATGATAGCCAAGGAATCAGACATCCGACCCATTGGCTACGGCGCGATGCTGATGGAAGGTCTCGTAGGCATCACAGCACTCATTGCGGCGACAAGCATGCCAGTGAATGACTATCTGGCGATCAATACTGATCCGGAGGTGGTACTTGTGCAAACCGAGCGCGATGGAGCAGGTGCTAAGCCTAATGGCGCTCTCCTAAGGAACCACGATGAACTCGCGCGCTTCGAACAACATCTCACGCGCGCCGATCGAACTACCTTAGGCCTGAGCGCGGGACAATCGCTTCAAAGCCTTAGCCAAAAGACGCTCAAGATGTCGGACGTTATGGCGCTGTCAAATCGGTCACTCGCGGCGGCCGGATATCACGTCGATAGGTCGGCCAGCCAGCCGACTTCCCTGACGCATGGTGACTTCAAACGTCTTGGCCTTGAGGTAGATGATCTCCCCGCGCTTGCCCAAAGCACCAATGAACGTATTGCCGCACGCACGGGTGGCGGAGTATCGCTTGCCGTCGGCATGGCAAGGATTTTTTCGGGCTTGCCGATCCTCCGTGGATTCAAGGAGTTACTGTCCTATTGGTACCACTTCGCCATCATGTTTGAAGCACTCTTTATTCTCACTACGATCGATACGGGGACACGCGTGGGCAGGTTTTTGGTGCAGGAATTTGTGGGACGGGTGTATCCGCCGATGGGCCGTTCAAACAGCATCGGTGCCGGCATGGTGGCGACGGCGGCCGTAGTCGCAGGCTGGACGTTGTTTCTATTCACGGGATCCATCCAAACCATTTGGCCAATGTTTGGCATTGCCAATCAGCTCCTAGCGGTGATCGCCCTTGCCATTGGCACGACGATGATTTCACGAACGCGCCGCTTTAAGTACGCGCTCGTCACATTTATTCCCTTTGTTTTTATCGCGATAACGACCATCACCGCGGCGATTCAGAGTATTTCCTCGATCTACGTGCCGCTCATACGGTCACAAGACCCATGGTCCTCACTTCAAGGCTGGGTGAACACGTTGTTTACTGCTGTACTCTTGGGTTGTGTCGCACTTATCATCGGGTATGCGCTCCATCAGTGGCGCTCTCAAGCTCGTCTGAGCGCGATCACTCGACACTAG
- a CDS encoding amino acid permease yields MHPVLGKLFARTKSIHDIEADATDGRRKLARHLTAFDLTMIGIGGIIGAGIFVLTGTAAATKAGPAVVLSFVFSGVGCAFAGFCYAELASTIPVAGSAYTYAYATLGEIIAWIIGWDLILEYVVASITVSIGWSGYLVKWLEGYGLMLPSAWTHGTFDGGIVNLPAVLLVVAITALLIRGIKASARATAVLVLIKLGVIVLFLVLGVPWVRPAHWSPFFPFGWSGVIAGAGVIFFAYIGFDAVTTTSEETRNPQRDLPIGILTSLVVCTVLYVLVALVLTGMVPFTELNHPAPVALALEKVGITWGMQLVSVGAVVGLASVVIVMMTGQPRVFFAMSRDGLLSPWIAKVHGRFHTPYRATLITGAVVALGAGTLSIQVAGEMTSIGTLFAFVVVCVGVIVLRRTRPDLRRGFKAPWNPFVPAAGALLCFTMMCGLEFATWVRFLGWMVVGLVIYVLYGRHYSHQKSEDLP; encoded by the coding sequence ATGCATCCAGTCCTCGGCAAACTGTTTGCCCGCACCAAGTCCATCCATGACATCGAGGCAGATGCAACTGATGGCCGGCGCAAGCTCGCACGCCACTTGACGGCCTTTGATCTAACGATGATCGGCATCGGGGGCATCATCGGCGCCGGCATTTTTGTATTGACCGGGACGGCGGCTGCGACAAAAGCCGGGCCGGCCGTGGTGTTGTCTTTTGTGTTCAGTGGCGTGGGTTGCGCATTTGCGGGATTTTGTTACGCCGAGTTGGCCTCGACGATCCCCGTCGCCGGAAGCGCGTATACCTATGCGTATGCGACCCTGGGAGAGATCATCGCGTGGATCATCGGCTGGGACCTTATTCTAGAATATGTGGTCGCATCGATCACGGTATCTATTGGCTGGTCTGGCTATCTGGTTAAGTGGTTAGAGGGTTATGGGCTCATGTTACCAAGTGCCTGGACTCACGGCACCTTCGATGGCGGTATAGTTAACCTGCCCGCTGTGTTGCTCGTGGTTGCCATCACCGCCTTGCTCATTAGAGGCATCAAGGCGTCGGCCCGTGCGACGGCTGTATTGGTTCTCATCAAGTTGGGTGTGATTGTATTGTTTTTGGTGCTTGGCGTGCCGTGGGTACGGCCCGCACACTGGAGCCCGTTTTTTCCGTTCGGGTGGTCGGGTGTAATCGCCGGGGCCGGCGTCATATTCTTTGCATATATAGGCTTCGACGCGGTCACCACCACGTCAGAGGAAACCCGAAATCCGCAACGAGACCTCCCGATCGGTATATTGACTTCGCTGGTGGTGTGCACTGTTCTTTATGTGCTGGTGGCATTGGTCTTAACTGGCATGGTGCCGTTTACGGAACTCAATCATCCGGCCCCCGTCGCGTTGGCGTTGGAAAAGGTTGGGATCACCTGGGGGATGCAGCTGGTCTCAGTAGGCGCAGTCGTGGGACTGGCTTCCGTGGTCATCGTGATGATGACCGGTCAGCCCCGCGTGTTTTTCGCGATGAGCCGCGATGGCTTGCTTTCACCGTGGATTGCCAAGGTGCATGGCAGATTTCATACTCCTTACCGCGCCACGTTGATTACGGGCGCTGTCGTCGCGCTTGGAGCCGGGACACTCTCGATTCAAGTGGCTGGAGAAATGACGAGCATCGGGACTTTATTTGCATTCGTGGTGGTGTGTGTGGGTGTGATTGTGCTCCGTCGGACGCGCCCCGATTTGAGGCGAGGCTTCAAAGCACCATGGAACCCTTTTGTGCCGGCGGCGGGCGCGCTTCTTTGCTTTACCATGATGTGCGGCTTGGAGTTTGCCACCTGGGTGCGATTCCTTGGGTGGATGGTGGTGGGCTTAGTGATTTACGTTCTGTATGGCCGGCACTATTCACACCAAAAGAGTGAAGACCTTCCATAG
- a CDS encoding TIGR04563 family protein, whose product MAGSDKRKQSLYFPETMLQDIQREATRLDRSLSWIVQRCVKLGLSEIRKLPSVNEVPGAEDEKEELEQQRHAANH is encoded by the coding sequence ATGGCCGGAAGCGACAAGAGAAAACAGAGCCTATATTTTCCTGAGACAATGCTTCAGGATATCCAACGGGAAGCCACCCGGCTCGATCGTTCGTTGTCATGGATCGTGCAACGTTGCGTCAAACTGGGCCTTTCCGAAATCCGCAAGCTCCCCTCGGTCAATGAAGTCCCGGGCGCTGAGGACGAGAAGGAAGAGCTTGAGCAGCAGCGCCACGCGGCCAACCACTAA